One genomic window of Nitrospiraceae bacterium includes the following:
- a CDS encoding sigma 54-interacting transcriptional regulator, with the protein MLNYARIWRAFLESRWLQACAIGVLATSLAAILMVLAPTTFTALNWAAYDAWLRHRGPVEVSPSLLLVIRDQASDAKFGAGQWDRAILARVLTEIHDAGAIAIGLDHRLSHASPAQLGGAASDALLLEATKAAGPVVYPFDSEPSVASDTTMFGHLLASRQRDHVARSIPLSLELDGRTVPAFGSVLFEQAKTKPGSTNNEGTILVNYAGDGSINSLPTLSFVTLWEAIEANHEEQLNGWFKDKVVVMLSDPASPATWLLPSGQSVTGITIHLHLLNMLLTGNRVCQLGAVGSYIAAFLLAGLVSWTLLYSRESRGLILAGAVVLGYGCALLLALSFADLVFPFALPLIAALIVLVSTTVWSHLTASQQMRLLERDMLRLQQEAAAVREALVLRETRAETLEEDLEQARAAIAHSAGQHVDLSRTMEALRRELAVAQTQEEEARTQLETLEQQLHSLRAATNESVAMADVELDRLRGECLQFGIVTQDTGLLCLYRDLKRGAKSPLTVLLLGEPGTGKELFARAVHRLSPRTGKTFIAVNIAAISPELFESELFGHVKGSFTGASADRRGYFELANHGTIFLDEIGDLRLDHQSKLLRVLQEKSFYRVGATIPTTVDVRIVAATNRDLQRGVSEGWFREDLYFRLTGLVFRLPPLRERPADVPILADTFLSEIATQLGKPVPKLSNEALRALVEHGWKGNVREFRHCLEQAIALSDSPLLTKESLRLGGGSGSTTGRTKPSQILPDPASDAAVLNHLRQHGFDMQATAKTLGWDRSTVTQRLKGLCFQALVESGGDQTKAALEIAGDPGYLRTVELKLMDYYGHLLSVIEPFASADEALLDCKRRFKNLPDRHFQSIEALVRQQFSERSSPMKSRHA; encoded by the coding sequence ATGCTGAATTACGCAAGAATCTGGCGTGCCTTTCTCGAATCGCGCTGGCTTCAGGCTTGCGCCATAGGGGTGCTGGCCACGTCTCTTGCGGCGATTCTGATGGTCCTCGCCCCTACGACCTTCACGGCATTGAATTGGGCTGCCTACGACGCCTGGCTCCGGCACCGGGGTCCTGTTGAAGTCAGCCCGTCTCTGCTCCTTGTGATCCGCGATCAAGCGAGCGACGCCAAGTTCGGAGCCGGCCAATGGGATCGAGCAATCCTGGCTCGCGTCCTCACCGAAATCCATGACGCAGGGGCGATTGCGATTGGCCTCGATCATCGGTTGAGTCACGCCAGCCCAGCTCAACTTGGCGGTGCAGCCAGCGATGCTCTGTTGTTGGAAGCTACTAAAGCGGCCGGGCCGGTTGTCTACCCCTTCGATTCAGAACCCTCGGTGGCCTCGGATACGACGATGTTCGGGCATCTGCTGGCGTCCCGACAACGGGATCATGTGGCCCGCTCCATTCCCCTCTCTCTTGAACTGGATGGACGGACGGTGCCTGCATTCGGGAGCGTGTTGTTTGAACAAGCCAAGACGAAACCCGGTTCTACGAACAACGAGGGGACGATCCTTGTGAACTATGCTGGAGACGGGTCCATCAACTCGCTCCCAACCCTCTCATTCGTCACACTGTGGGAAGCGATCGAAGCAAACCATGAAGAGCAACTAAATGGATGGTTCAAAGACAAGGTCGTGGTGATGCTTTCTGACCCGGCAAGTCCCGCGACCTGGCTTCTCCCAAGCGGCCAGTCCGTCACCGGCATCACAATCCATCTGCATCTGTTGAACATGCTCCTGACTGGCAATCGTGTCTGCCAGCTTGGTGCGGTCGGCAGCTATATCGCAGCGTTCCTTCTTGCCGGTCTCGTCTCTTGGACCTTGCTGTATTCTCGAGAATCGCGCGGACTCATCCTCGCCGGAGCTGTTGTCCTCGGGTATGGCTGCGCCCTGCTCTTGGCGCTGTCCTTCGCGGACCTCGTATTTCCATTTGCGTTGCCGCTCATAGCGGCGTTGATCGTTCTCGTCAGCACGACCGTCTGGAGCCATCTCACGGCAAGTCAGCAGATGCGCCTCCTCGAACGAGACATGTTGCGACTGCAGCAAGAAGCCGCGGCTGTGCGCGAGGCCCTGGTCCTCCGGGAAACCCGTGCTGAAACGTTGGAAGAGGATCTGGAGCAGGCGCGGGCCGCGATTGCACACTCCGCCGGTCAGCACGTAGACCTGTCACGCACCATGGAAGCGCTTCGGAGGGAACTAGCAGTCGCCCAAACTCAGGAGGAAGAGGCGCGTACACAGCTGGAAACTCTTGAGCAGCAACTGCATAGTCTACGTGCAGCCACGAATGAGTCCGTTGCCATGGCCGATGTTGAACTCGATCGTCTTCGCGGGGAATGCCTGCAGTTTGGCATCGTGACCCAGGATACCGGGCTCCTATGCCTCTACCGCGACCTGAAAAGAGGCGCGAAATCACCGTTGACCGTCTTGTTGCTCGGCGAGCCTGGTACCGGCAAAGAACTCTTTGCCCGTGCAGTGCATCGGCTCAGTCCACGGACCGGCAAGACGTTTATTGCAGTGAACATAGCCGCTATCTCGCCCGAACTCTTTGAAAGCGAATTGTTCGGCCATGTGAAAGGCAGTTTCACCGGTGCGTCGGCGGACCGGCGCGGGTATTTCGAACTGGCAAACCACGGAACCATCTTCTTGGATGAAATCGGGGATTTGCGGCTGGACCATCAGAGCAAGCTGCTGCGCGTGCTGCAGGAAAAGTCATTTTATCGTGTCGGCGCAACCATCCCCACCACCGTCGACGTACGCATCGTCGCTGCGACGAATCGTGATCTTCAGCGCGGCGTATCCGAAGGCTGGTTCCGAGAGGACCTGTATTTCCGTCTGACTGGCTTGGTGTTCCGGCTGCCTCCGTTGCGCGAACGGCCGGCCGACGTGCCGATCCTCGCGGACACCTTTCTGAGTGAAATTGCCACTCAGTTGGGGAAACCGGTCCCAAAGCTTTCGAACGAGGCGTTGCGTGCGTTAGTCGAACACGGGTGGAAAGGAAATGTGCGAGAGTTTCGGCATTGTTTAGAGCAGGCCATTGCACTCAGCGATAGCCCTCTCTTGACTAAAGAATCGTTGCGACTCGGCGGTGGCAGCGGGTCTACCACCGGGAGGACCAAACCGTCACAGATTCTTCCGGACCCGGCCAGCGATGCTGCCGTCTTGAATCACTTAAGGCAACATGGCTTTGACATGCAAGCGACCGCGAAGACGTTAGGCTGGGACCGCAGCACGGTCACTCAACGACTGAAAGGCCTCTGCTTTCAAGCTCTGGTCGAATCAGGCGGCGATCAGACGAAAGCTGCACTGGAAATTGCCGGAGACCCCGGCTATCTGAGAACCGTCGAGCTCAAGCTTATGGATTATTACGGTCACTTGTTATCTGTCATCGAACCATTCGCTTCAGCCGATGAAGCCCTCCTCGATTGCAAACGCCGATTCAAAAACCTACCGGACCGACACTTTCAATCGATAGAGGCCTTGGTGCGACAGCAGTTTTCTGAGAGGTCTAGCCCAATGAAAAGCAGACATGCGTGA
- a CDS encoding cation:proton antiporter has protein sequence MESIFITVSLWLALAVVSALIASSLRLSIALVEICVGVAVAAASGFFGLGDVFAANSEWVRFLAASGAVVLTFLAGAELDPDVIRVKLTEVSVVGLIGFLAPFLGCAAVAYYILEWDANASWLCGVALSTTSMAVVYAVMLETGFNKTEFGKGILGSCFINDLGTVIALGLLFAPFTYKTLVFIAGTVAGLMLLPSSTAWLTKHYAFRTAAIRTKWVMLILFALGALALWSGSEAVLPAYLVGMVLAGSAARDAHWMRRLRTLTVGFLTPFYFLRAGTLVSLPALLAAPLIFVALLLGKVASKIFGLYPFISAFRQDRNERWYYTLLMSTGLTFGTISSLYGLAHGLVTQEQYSFLVAAVIASAVVPTLIAGIAFVPVHLLTKAEQPGKAVRRINGLSDEG, from the coding sequence ATGGAATCGATCTTTATCACTGTCTCCCTGTGGCTCGCTCTTGCCGTCGTTTCTGCTCTCATTGCTTCCTCGCTGCGGCTTTCCATCGCATTAGTTGAAATCTGCGTCGGCGTTGCCGTTGCTGCAGCAAGTGGTTTCTTTGGATTGGGAGATGTCTTCGCTGCCAATTCAGAGTGGGTTCGGTTTCTCGCTGCCTCTGGAGCTGTCGTTCTGACTTTTCTTGCCGGCGCGGAGCTGGATCCAGACGTGATCCGTGTGAAATTGACCGAAGTGAGCGTCGTCGGATTGATCGGATTCCTGGCGCCGTTTCTGGGCTGTGCTGCCGTGGCCTATTACATATTGGAATGGGATGCTAATGCGAGTTGGCTCTGCGGCGTGGCGCTCTCGACAACTTCTATGGCCGTTGTCTATGCAGTGATGCTGGAAACCGGATTCAATAAGACGGAGTTCGGGAAGGGGATTCTTGGATCTTGTTTTATCAATGACCTGGGGACCGTGATCGCGCTGGGTCTGCTGTTCGCTCCGTTTACCTATAAGACCTTGGTGTTCATCGCAGGAACTGTTGCTGGTCTTATGTTGTTACCGTCTTCGACAGCGTGGCTCACCAAACATTATGCGTTCCGCACTGCTGCGATCAGGACGAAGTGGGTCATGCTGATTCTGTTTGCACTGGGTGCCTTGGCTCTGTGGTCCGGAAGCGAAGCGGTCCTACCGGCGTATCTCGTCGGCATGGTGCTCGCCGGGAGCGCTGCGAGAGACGCGCATTGGATGAGGCGGCTACGGACACTGACAGTAGGATTTCTCACGCCCTTTTATTTTCTTCGAGCCGGGACGCTTGTGTCTCTGCCGGCATTGCTGGCTGCGCCGCTGATCTTTGTCGCGTTGCTTTTGGGCAAGGTGGCCTCGAAGATTTTCGGCCTCTATCCCTTCATCAGCGCCTTCCGTCAGGATCGGAACGAACGGTGGTACTACACACTCCTCATGTCGACCGGCTTAACGTTCGGGACAATCTCGTCTCTTTACGGACTGGCACATGGGTTAGTGACTCAGGAGCAGTATTCCTTTCTTGTGGCGGCAGTTATTGCGAGTGCAGTTGTTCCCACCCTGATCGCGGGCATTGCCTTTGTCCCTGTCCACCTGCTGACAAAAGCCGAGCAGCCAGGCAAAGCAGTACGACGTATCAACGGTCTGAGCGACGAGGGTTAG
- a CDS encoding OmpA family protein, whose translation MQKNPCQTSSGAIAPTVIGPNKDIKEVYILSGLVLLLAGTIGAFWYYSGQEQSYASKTPAESLTGAQVTNVLKTTTSPITEPVITTQVTKPDSIHTDIYFEVGHKGLTDDAKAILATQADLAKSNPDLGILVQGYTDQQGSASYNKKLGLMRGEKVKEYLVGLGVSAQAIKVVSLGEEGILCLDTSDVCRNMNRRVHLELRKVGKEHMILPTVATEPPATDSIQAVSDRTNNAEDQGSPVDNLLPSLADPSSTDPSSLTTDPASGS comes from the coding sequence ATGCAAAAAAATCCATGCCAAACCAGCTCAGGTGCGATTGCGCCGACTGTCATCGGTCCCAATAAGGATATAAAGGAGGTCTATATTCTCTCCGGCTTGGTCCTCTTGCTGGCCGGGACGATCGGAGCCTTCTGGTACTACTCGGGGCAGGAACAGTCCTACGCCTCAAAGACCCCTGCTGAGAGCCTGACCGGCGCACAGGTTACGAACGTCCTCAAAACCACTACGAGCCCGATCACCGAGCCCGTCATCACCACTCAGGTCACCAAACCCGACAGCATCCACACAGATATCTATTTCGAAGTAGGTCACAAGGGCCTCACCGACGACGCGAAGGCCATCCTCGCGACGCAAGCCGATTTGGCCAAGAGCAATCCAGATCTCGGCATCCTCGTGCAGGGCTATACCGACCAACAGGGTTCAGCCAGTTACAACAAAAAGCTGGGGCTCATGCGTGGCGAGAAAGTGAAAGAGTACCTGGTCGGTCTTGGCGTCTCAGCCCAAGCGATCAAGGTGGTGAGCCTGGGTGAGGAGGGCATCCTCTGCCTCGACACCAGCGACGTGTGCCGCAACATGAATCGGCGCGTACATCTTGAATTGCGGAAAGTCGGAAAGGAACATATGATCCTCCCCACCGTCGCCACCGAACCACCAGCGACCGACTCAATTCAAGCCGTTTCTGACCGGACCAACAACGCCGAAGACCAGGGTTCCCCTGTAGACAATCTCCTCCCCTCCCTTGCCGATCCCTCGTCAACCGATCCGTCATCACTGACGACAGACCCGGCTTCCGGCAGCTGA
- a CDS encoding tetratricopeptide repeat protein, which yields MTYGRTPVIFTLFVAGTMLVSSIPSHGEETLPLENGASTSSFSNNALEPRDTPADKSNSDRGNDREEEAADLPTSLVDLRDAVQTFPNSLQDHLELADTLYRVGDVDQAIDEYRIALKLKPESARAHMQLGVALMTKQDWRTAMVELKEAIRLDPDLTQAHYNLGTVYYTTGNLKGAIQAYQRALELQNHFPDARYRLALVLKLSHRDQESAQSMEEAARGGVAQAQYFIGNAYRTGQGVEKNTALAVYWWTKALALGHQPAATSLSQLRRQALSSTQPEAKRQEALEAFRNYRDKLWDNFPDLSRDGEAETLGTTLLKQNRSDQTVSVLLQESYALSEAAQIELARLYEMGWEPHLAPFDKRILTSFEITANDGFVPAKKILASIYAKGIGTIPDLPKAKAQLKGLPKQEITSILSDLPSQP from the coding sequence TAGAGAACGGGGCTTCAACTTCCTCATTCTCGAACAACGCTCTCGAACCCCGTGATACCCCGGCGGACAAATCCAATTCAGATCGTGGGAACGACCGGGAGGAGGAGGCCGCTGATCTGCCCACCTCGCTTGTCGACCTGAGGGATGCGGTTCAGACCTTTCCGAACTCGCTGCAAGATCATCTTGAATTGGCCGATACACTCTACCGAGTCGGTGACGTGGACCAGGCGATTGATGAATACCGCATCGCCCTTAAACTAAAGCCCGAATCTGCCAGGGCGCATATGCAGCTCGGTGTAGCCTTGATGACCAAGCAAGATTGGCGCACAGCGATGGTGGAACTCAAGGAAGCGATTCGTCTCGACCCTGATCTGACACAGGCACACTACAATCTCGGCACTGTTTATTACACGACAGGCAATCTCAAAGGCGCGATACAAGCCTATCAACGAGCGTTGGAGCTTCAGAATCATTTCCCCGACGCTCGCTATCGTCTGGCTCTCGTCCTGAAGCTGAGCCATCGAGATCAGGAGTCGGCACAATCTATGGAGGAGGCGGCACGAGGCGGCGTTGCACAGGCCCAATACTTTATCGGCAATGCCTATCGTACAGGCCAAGGAGTGGAGAAGAACACCGCCCTTGCGGTCTACTGGTGGACAAAAGCCCTTGCGCTCGGTCATCAACCGGCCGCGACATCGCTCTCGCAACTTCGCCGCCAAGCCTTGTCTTCGACACAGCCGGAGGCGAAACGCCAGGAGGCCTTGGAGGCCTTTCGAAATTATCGAGACAAGCTCTGGGACAATTTCCCCGACCTCTCGCGCGACGGCGAAGCCGAGACATTGGGAACAACGCTCCTCAAACAGAATCGTAGCGACCAGACCGTATCGGTGCTGCTACAAGAAAGCTACGCTCTGAGCGAGGCAGCACAGATTGAGCTCGCTCGATTGTACGAAATGGGATGGGAACCGCATCTGGCTCCTTTCGACAAGAGGATTCTGACCTCCTTCGAAATCACGGCCAACGACGGATTCGTCCCAGCCAAGAAGATCCTGGCGTCCATTTACGCCAAGGGGATCGGCACGATTCCGGACCTCCCGAAGGCGAAAGCCCAACTCAAGGGATTGCCGAAGCAAGAGATCACATCAATTCTCTCCGACCTTCCGTCTCAGCCGTAG